A window of Gadus chalcogrammus isolate NIFS_2021 chromosome 16, NIFS_Gcha_1.0, whole genome shotgun sequence contains these coding sequences:
- the LOC130406151 gene encoding DNA-directed RNA polymerase II subunit RPB4-like, translating to MAAGGASQTGVGDVEEDASQLVFPKEFETAETLLNSEVHMLLEHRKQQNESAEDEQELSEVFMKTLNYTARFSRFKNRETIASVRSLLLQKKLHKFELASLANLCPEAAEEAKALIPSLEGRFEDEELQQILDDIQTKRSFQYCGPPPPSI from the exons atggcGGCGGGAGGCGCGTCCCAGACCGGCGTCGGGGATGTGGAGGAGGACGCATCTCAGCTGGTCTTCCCCAAAG AGTTCGAGACGGCGGAGACGCTGCTGAACTCGGAGGTTCACATGCTGCTGGAGCACCGCAAGCAGCAGAACGAGAGTGCCGAGGACGAACAGGAGCTGTCGGAGGTCTTCATGAAGACCCTGAACTACACTGCCCGCTTCAGCCGCTTCAAGAACCGCGAGACCATCGCCAGCGTGCGCAG cctCCTGCTGCAGAAGAAGCTCCATAAGTTTGAGCTGGCCAGCCTGGCCAACCTGTGTCCAGAGGCAGCGGAGGAGGCCAAGGCCCTCatacccag tcTGGAGGGGCGGTTTGAAGACGAGGAGCTGCAGCAGATCCTGGACGACATCCAGACCAAGAGGAGCTTCCAGTActgcggacccccccccccctccata
- the LOC130406695 gene encoding LOW QUALITY PROTEIN: WD repeat-containing protein 62-like (The sequence of the model RefSeq protein was modified relative to this genomic sequence to represent the inferred CDS: inserted 1 base in 1 codon; deleted 1 base in 1 codon), giving the protein MADQAEHGAPPPAAARPRRPAHNTNPNLRRRSRQSQPKRASNRVLLEKVLGITLANGSSLACDPSSGLVAYPAGCVIVLLHPAKNKQSHIINSCRKTVSSLAFSPDGKYLVSGESGHMPCVRVWDVCERSQLAEVQSHKYGVACVAFSPSSAYIVSVGYQHDMTVSVWEWKKGTVIASNKVSSGVAAVSFSEDSSSFVTAGKRHVKFWNLDASRERRVNSTVPLIGRSGLLGDFKGSVFCGVACGRGAAADNTYAVTSGGLLCLFNKSRDLEAWVHLKTASARCWRSLTPLNLQFISSLPRPHRLGVQLQYQGRAPMGRPPDPRTGGAPAPANRYSKDAAGADGEIRRPGSSESALMDDTSPPATATGNLRVKLLASASRDRLTHTASTWRTTSALQQSPLRPSGSIPRIKFTGPTSCVVDSSSCVLGPTSCAPSAAVSLVSCGADKSIYFRRAEQTAEGVVFSRSHHVVEKTTLYDMDLDPSRRHAAVACQDRNIRVYEVETGKLQRCLKGFSSDDGAVLKVQVDPLVSTEIVTSMKFTLDCRYLVTVSGDSCVFLWRLDSQMTTTMKKTLARRRLEAGLIVDNRPTSKQLSIRRETFVALPAGKLPLPPTLEENTEAPPETPARLLPPEESLLLETNGKLPMWFRKLEGGAGLQVPAVPRGRWAQQACPLTIYSPPAASHASPDLGEEPGEEPGEEPDEEQDEEGLFHPQSLDSLLGGLEEEEAAEEPSEPIGCAGTDIMNQTFVSSSTFTADGDFEVQAAEQRGVRQGAEPGAELSQDSAYCDGSAGYQQDDTDSLSQASSLGAQGGEEVEENPGLMKTHFDTLATPTERFDTDLRALQVQEXPFLNPRLSISTRFLSRFQDRLRLGPPHSLPPPISEEPCRQVTRPLRPLSSAEETPSNPRGALGLARQPVTLVRVLRALPDSRRRRTGLLPHQPLLPNRSLRRRKTLAVIYCRGGLGAELPDRTLSTSLPSEGPRPLPGPVLLPQGGASLQEVLCAPAEGLEPLSLEPFSPEPLSLEPPPSLETPPSLEPISLEPPSLEPPPSLEPLSLEPPSLEPPTLEPPSLELCQQAAQELRQAVQRALNLQRQVDGVCASERRVAMATVLEEALVSAHNDLGAVCASDRKCSPDSAPPRPEADDRTMELLERYSDLLLNMTRGKVEQQSIMGVVDNPGSH; this is encoded by the exons ATGGCAGACCAAGCCGAGCACGGAGCGCCTCCCCCGGCCGCCGCCCGGCCCAGGAGACCCGCTCACAACACCAACCCCAACCTACGACGGAGAAGTCGACAAAGTCAACCGAAACGGGCGTCTAATCGG gtgctcTTAGAGAAGGTGTTGGGCATCACTTTGGCCAATGGCAGCAGTCTGGCGTGTGACCCCTCCTCCGGTCTGGTGGCCTACCCTGCTGG ATGCGTCATCGTGCTCCTTCATCCTGCGAAGAACAAACAGAGTCACATCATCAACTCATGCAG gaagaCGGTGTCATCGTTGGCCTTCTCTCCGGATGGGAAGTACCTGGTGTCCGGTGAG agtggCCACATgccgtgtgtgcgcgtgtgggacGTGTGTGAGCGCTCCCAGCTGGCTGAGGTCCAGAGCCACAAGTACGGTGTGGCCTGCGTGGCCTTCTCCCCAAGCTCCGCCTACATCGTCTCCGTCGGTTACCAGCACGACATGACCGTCAGCGTGTGGGAGTGGaag aagggCACGGTGATAGCCTCTAACAAGGTGTCCAGTGGTGTGGCGGCCGTCTCCTTCTCTGAGGACAGCAGCTCCTTCGTCACCGCAGGGAAACGACACGTCAAGTTCTGGAACCTGGACGCCTCTAGGGAACGCAGG GTGAACAGCACGGTGCCCCTGATTGGGCGGTCCGGGCTCCTGGGGGACTTCAAGGGCAGCGTGTTCTGCGGCGTGGCGTGCGGGCGGGGCGCGGCGGCGGACAACACATACGCCGTCACCAGCGGGGGGCTGCTCTGTCTGTTCAACAAGAGCCGTGACCTGGAGGCATGGGTGCacctcaag ACGGCGTCGGCCCGCTGCTGGCGGTCTCTGA CCCCCCTCAACCTGCAGTTCATCTCCAgcctgccccgcccccaccgcCTGGGGGTCCAGCTCCAGTACCAGGG ACGGGCCCCCATGGGCCGGCCCCCCGACCCTCGAACTGGGGGGGCCCCGGCCCCCGCTAACCGCTACAGCAAG GACGCCGCCGGGGCTGATGGGGAAATCAGGCGTCCGGGGTCCTCGGAGTCAGCCCTGATGGACGACACATCGCCGCCGGCGACCGCAACTGGAAACCTGcg TGTGAAGCTTCTGGCCTCGGCCAGCAGAGACCGTCTGACTCACACGGCTTCAACCTGGAGAACAACTTCAGCCCTGCAGCAAAGCCCTCTACGACCATCTGGCTCCATCCCGCGCATCAAGTTCACTG GTCCTACTTCCTGTGTTGTAGATTCTTCTTCCTGTGTTCTAGGTCCTACTTCCTGCGCTCCGAGTGCAGCGGTCAGCCTGGTGAGCTGTGGAGCCGATAAGAGCATCTACTTCCGCCGGGCGGAGCAG acgGCGGAGGGCGTGGTTTTCTCCAGGAGCCACCACGTGGTGGAGAAGACCACGCTGTACGACATGGACCTGGACCCGTCCCGCCGCCACGCCGCCGTAGCCTGCCAGGACCGCAACATCCG GGTCTACGAGGTGGAGACGGGGAAGCTCCAGAGGTGTCTGAAGGGGTTCTCGAGTGACGATGGAGCCGTTCTGAAG GTGCAGGTGGATCC CTTGGTTTCCACAGAGATCGTCACCAGTATGAAGTTCACCCTGGACTGCCGGTACCTGGTCACCGTGTCTGGGGACAG ctgtgtgttcctgtggcGCCTGGACTCCCAGATGACCACCACCATGAAGAAGACGCTGGCCCGGCGGaggctggaggcggggcttatTGTCGACAACAGACCAACCAGCAAGCAGCTCTCCATCAG GAGGGAGACCTTCGTCGCTCTACCTGCAGGCaagcttcctcttcctcccaccttggaggagaacacagaggctCCTCCTGAGACCCCCGCCCGCCTGCTGCCCCCAGAGG AGTCGCTGCTCCTCGAGACCAACGGCAAGCTGCCCATGTGGTTCCGCAAGCTG GAGGGCGGGGCGGGCCTCCAGGTACCTGCGGTCCCACGCGGTCGCTGGGCTCAGCAGGCCTGCCCCCTCACTATCTACAGCCCCCCTGCCGCAAGCCACGCCTCCCCtgacctgggggaggagccaggggaggagccgggggaggagccggacgaggagcaggacgaGGAGGGCCTCTTCCACCCCCAGAGTTTGGACAGCCTGCTGGGCggcttggaggaggaggag GCTGCTGAGGAGCCCTCTGAGCCGATTGGCTGTGCAGGCACTGACATCATGAACCAAACCTTTGTTTCATCTTCAACCTTTACGGCAGATGG ggactTCGAGGTGCAGGCGGCAGAGCAGCGTGGGGTTCgtcagggggcggagccaggggcaGAGCTGAGCCAGGACTCCGCCTACTGCGACGGATCAGCCGGATACCAGCAGGACG ACACAGACTCCCTGAGCCAGGCCAGCTCCCTGGGagctcagggtgga gaggaggtggaggagaacccCGGCCTGATGAAGACCCACTTTGACACGCTGGCCACGCCCACAG AGCGTTTCGACACTGACCTGCGGGCGCTGCAGGTGCAGG CGCCGTTCCTCAACCCCCGCCTCAGCATCTCCACGCGCTTCCTGTCGCGCTTCCAGGACCGCCTCCG ACTCGGCCCCccgcactccctccctcctcccatctctgAGGAGCCCTGTCGACAG GTGACCCGGCCCCTGCGGCCCCTGAGCTCTGCCGAGGAGACCCCGTCGAACCCCAGAGGAG CTCTGGGATTGGCCCGACAGCCTGTCACTCTAGTGAGGGTGTTGAGGGCCCTCCCGGACTCCAGGCGAAGACGGACCGGCCTGCTGCCCCATCAGCCCCTGCTCCCCAACCGGTCGCTACGGCGACGCAAAACCCTGGCGGTCATCTACTGCCGAGGAGGGCTGGGAG CAGAGCTCCCAGACAGGACCCTGTCCACCAGTCTGCCCAGCGAGGGGCCCA GACCCCTCCCCGGCCcagtcctcctcccccagggggGTGCCAGCCTACAGGAGGTCCTCTGCGCTCCAGCTGAAG gCCTGGAGCCCCTCAGCCTGGAGCCCTTCAGCCCGGAGCCCCTCAGCCTGGAGCCTCCCCCCAGCCTGGAAACTCCCCCCAGCCTGGAGCCCATCAGCCTGGAGCCTCCCAGTCTGGAGCCTCCCCCCAGCCTGGAACCTCTCAGCCTGGAGCCTCCCAGCCTGGAGCCCCCGACCCTTGAGCCCCCCAGCCTGGAGCTCTGTCAGCAGGCTGCTCAGGAGTTGCGGCAGGCGGTGCAGCGGGCGCTGAACCTGCAGCGGCAG gtggaCGGCGTGTGTGCGTCCGAGCGGCGTGTCGCCATGGCGACGGTCCTCGAGGAGGCGCTGGTCTCCGCCCACAACGACCTTGGCGCCGTCTGCGCGTCTGACAGGAAGTGCAGCCCTGACTCCGCCCCTCCGCGACCGGAGGCTGACGATAGGAcgatggagctgctggagagATACTCTGACCTTCTGCTGAACATGACCCGTGGCAAAGTGGAGCAGCAAAGCATCATGGGAGTCGTGGACAACCCTGGGTCGCATTAG
- the LOC130406694 gene encoding uncharacterized protein LOC130406694 translates to MSCVAVKPPSGGRWKVDVIRQLKRRDQRQHEAFSDLIRHYSRMLEKSSISAGFLRTARVPSGPESLSQNDRLKTMTGEAAPGGSRRPQVPPGDPWWLQAPGGSRRPLVAPGGPRWLQAAPVGFRPLVAPGPWWLQAAPGGSRRPLVAPGGPWWLQAAPGGSRRPQVAPGGPRWLQAAPGGSRLPLVAPGGPRWLQAAPGGSRLPLVAPGGPRWLQAAPGGSRRPLVAPGCPWWLQDAPGGFRQPLTTVCPPGFLEVIVWPLAGRLNVSRSWRPDLGAGQLHYYGQVAALNDCVYRNMYRSHYLGLHDMDELILPQAVDSWTELLPQLELKHGPGRSYVFQNHVFPTSISGTPSAPSSETRPTVRWQEVEGVNILDHLYHEPPDTVTWSNHKIIVDPRAVVQPTVHGLLNPTHITVTVPPSVARMYHTRAAMKAGLRRINLTFDGRLLDYRDRLVRVVDEVLERTGLLHPSREGPPLGD, encoded by the exons ATGAGCTGCGTGGCCGTGAAGCCTCCTTCGGGTGGAAGGTGGAAGGTGGACGTGATCCGCCAGCTGAAGCGACGGGACCAGAGGCAGCACGAAGCGTTCAGCGACCTGATCCGGCACT ACAGCCGCATGCTTGAGAAGTCCAGCATCTCTGCAGGGTTCCTGAGGACTGccag ggtcccATCAGGCCCGGAGTCCTTGTCTCAGAACGATCGCCTGAAGACGATGACCGGAGAG GCGGCCCCTGGTGGCTCCAGGCGGCCCCAGGTGCCTCCAGGCGACCCCTGGTGGCTCCAGGCCCCTGGTGGCTCCAGGCGGCCCCTGGTGGCTCCAGGCGGCCCCAGGTGGCTCCAGGCTGCCCCTGTTGGCTTCAGGCCCCTGGTGGCTCCAGGCCCCTGGTGGCTCCAGGCGGCCCCTGGTGGCTCCAGGCGGCCCCTGGTGGCTCCAGGCGGCCCTTGGTGGCTCCAGGCTGCCCCTGGTGGCTCCAGGCGGCCCCAGGTGGCTCCAGGCGGCCCCAGGTGGCTCCAGGCTGCCCCTGGTGGCTCCAGGCTGCCCCTGGTGGCTCCAGGCGGCCCCAGGTGGCTCCAGGCGGCCCCTGGTGGCTCCAGGCTGCCTCTGGTGGCTCCAGGCGGCCCCAGGTGGCTCCAGGCAGCCCCAGGTGGCTCCAGGCGGCCCCTGGTGGCTCCAGGCTGCCCCTGGTGGCTCCAGGATGCCCCTGGTGGCTTCAGGCAGCCTCTGACGACAGTGTGTCCCCCAGGGTTCCTGGAGGTGATCGTGTGGCCCCTGGCCGGCCGGCTGAACGTGTCTCGAAGCTGGCGGCCAGATCTCGGCGCGGGGCAGCTGCACTACTACGGCCAGGTGGCCGCACTCAACGACTGCGTATACCGCAACATGTACCGCAGCCACTACCTGGGCCTGCACGACATGGACGAGCTCATCCTGCCCCAGGCCGTGGACAG CTGGACGGAGCTGCTGCCGCAGCTGGAGCTGAAACACGGGCCGGGCCGCAGCTATGTGTTCCAGAACCACGTCTTCCCCACCTCCATCTCCGGGACCCCGTCCGCCCCCTCCTCCGAGACCCGCCCCACCGTGCGCTGGCAGGAAGTGGAGGGGGTCAACATCCTGGACCACCTGTACCACGAGCCCCCCGACACCGTGACATGGAGCAACCACAAGATTATTGTGGACCCCCGGGCCGTGGTGCAGCCCACCGTCCATGGGTTGCTGAACCCCACGCACATCACCGTCACCGTGCCCCCCAGCGTGGCGCGCATGTACCACACCAG AGCGGCGATGAAGGCGGGGCTGAGGCGGATCAACCTGACGTTCGACGGGCGTCTGCTGGACTACAGAGACCGCCTGGTCCGGGTCGTGGACGAGGTCCTGGAGCGGACCGGGCTCCTCCACCCATCCCGGGAGGGCCCCCCACTGGGGGACTGA